Genomic segment of Streptomyces zhihengii:
CCTGCTGGACGACCTGGACGCGCTGGACTGGCCCGAGGCCATCAAGCTGCAGCAGCGCAACTGGATCGGCCGCTCCGAGGGCGCCCGGGTCGGCTTCGCCGTCGACGGCCGTGCCGACGCGTCGATCACCGTCTTCACCACCCGGCCCGACACCCTGTTCGGCGCCACCTACATGGTGCTGGCCCCCGAGCACGGCCTGATCGACTCGATCCTGCCCGCCGAATGGCCCGCCGGCGTCCCGGAGCGGTGGACCGGCGGCGCCGCCACCCCGGCCGAGGCCGTCGCGGCCTACCGCAAGCAGGCCGGGACCAAGAGCGACGTCGAGCGCCAGACCGAGCACAAGGACAAGACGGGCGTCTTCTCCGGCGCCTACGCGGTCAACCCGGTCACCGGCGAGCGCGTGCCCGTCTTCGTCGCCGACTACGTGCTGATGGGCTACGGCACCGGCGCGATCATGGCCGTCCCCGGACAGGACGAGCGGGACTGGGAGTTCGCCGAGGCCTTCGGCCTGCCGGTGATCCGCACCGTCCAGCCGCCCGAGGGCTGGGAGGGCGAGGCGTTCACCGGCCAGGGCCCGGCGATCAACTCCGCCAACGACGAGATCTCGCTGAACGGCCTGGGCGTCGCCGAGGCCAAGAGCCGCATCATCGAGTGGCTGGTCGCCAGGGGCGTCGGCGAGGGCACCATCAACTTCCGCCTGCGCGACTGGCTGTTCAGCCGGCAGCGGTACTGGGGCGAGCCCTTCCCGATCGTCTACGACGAGGACGGCGTGGCCCACCCGCTGCCCGAGTCCATGCTGCCGCTGGAGCTGCCGGAGGTCGACGACTACTCGCCGCGCACCTTCGACCCGGACGACGCGGACACCCGGCCCGAGACGCCGCTGTCGCGCAACGAGGACTGGGTCGACGTCACCCTGGACCTGGGCGACGGCCCGAAGAAGTACCGCCGCGAGACCAACACCATGCCCAACTGGGCCGGTTCGTGCTGGTACGAGCTGCGCTACCTGGACCCGCACAACGACCGGCAGCTCGTCGACCCGGCCGTCGAGCAGTACTGGATGGGGCCGCGCGAGGGCCAGCCGCACGGCGGCGTCGACCTGTACGTCGGCGGCGCCGAGCACGCCGTGCTGCACCTGCTGTACGCGCGCTTCTGGTCCAAGGTCCTGTTCGACCTGGGGCACGTCTCGTCCGCCGAGCCGTTCCACAAGCTGTTCAACCAGGGCATGATCCAGGCGTACGTGTACCGCGACAGCCGCGGCTTCCCGGTGACCGCCACCGAGGTCGAGGAGCGCGACGGCGCCTTCTTCTTCGAGGGCGAGCAGGTCAAGCGCGAGCTGGGCAAGATGGGCAAGTCCCTGAAGAACGCCGTCACGCCGGAGGCGATCTGCGCCGAGTACGGGGCGGACACCCTGCGGCTGTACGAGATGGCCATGGGCCCCCTGGACGTCTCGCGGCCCTGGGACACCCGCGCGGTCGTCGGCCAGTACCGCCTGCTGCAGCGCGTGTGGCGCAACATCGTCGACGAGGCGACCGGCGAGGTCACCGTCGTGGACACCGAGCCCGACGAGGACACCCTGCGCGCCCTGCACAAGGCGATCGACGGCGCGGGCCAGGATCTGGCGGCGATGCGGTTCAACACGGCGATCGCCAAGATCACCGAGCTGAACAACCACCTGACCAAGACCGCGGCCCCGCTGTCCCGGTCGGTGGCGGAGGCCTTGGTGCTGCTGATGGCGCCGCTGGCCCCGCACATCGCCGAGGAGCTGTGGCACCGGCTGGGCCGCACCGGCTCGGTCGTGCACGCGAGCTTCCCGGTCGCCGACCCGGCGTACGTCGTGGACGAGTCCGTCACCTGCGTCGTGCAGATCAAGGGCAAGGTCAAGGCGCGTCTGGAAGTCCCGCCGACGATCTCCGACGCCGATCTGGAGTCGCTGGCGCTGGGCGAGCCGGCCGTCGTCGCCGCGCTGGGCGGCGCCGCCGTCCGCAAGGTGATCGTCAGGGCGCCGAAGCTGGTCAACATCGTGATCTGACCGGTCGCCCGGTGCGGGCCCGCCCGCCGGGCCCGCACCGGCCCGGTGCGGCCGGGCCGCGGAAGGGTTGGGGGCTGTCCCCTACGGGCAGGTTGGGGGTTCCGGCGGAACCCTCGGCCTGCCCTTTCCGTTTACCGTGGAAGAACCACTGTGCACGGGTGGGGCGGGATGTCCCGCACCCGCGGGCGCGGCGGTGCGACGACCGGATTTCGAGGCCGAAGGGGCGCTCATGGAAGCCGTCATCTGGATGCTGGCGGTGCTCTTCCTCGCCTTCGTCACCCTCGGGGTGTACGTAGGGGTGAAAGTCGTGGGCGCCGCCAAGCGCGGCGTCGAACGCACGGTCACCCAGGCGCGGCGCACCGTCGAGGAGACCACGCTCCGGGCCAAGAGCTACGGCCAGGTCGGTGTGGCGGGCGAGTTGGCGCAGCTCAGGCTGTCGCTGCGGACCTCCATGCGGGCCACCCAGGACGCTCTGGAGGCCGGCGCCCCCGAGGACGCCTCGCTGTCCGAGTCGCTGGCCCTCTTCCGCCGCCTGAGCGCGCACGGCCACGAACTGGACGGCGAGCTCAAGCGCCTCGAACGCGAACCGGACCGGGCGACGGTGTCGTCGATGCTGCCCGGTCTGCGCAAGCGCACCGAGCAGATCACCGGGGCTGCCGAATCCCTGCGCTGGGCGGCCAGGGACCGGGCGCAGCGGTTCGCCGACGACGACCTCGAACTGCTGAGCTCGCAGATCGACATGGAGGCGGGCGCGCTGCGGCACTGGACGGAGGAGCCCTCCGGGGAGCGCACCCCGGCCGGGGCCGCGTCCCCGTCCGCCACGCCGTCGGCCTCGGCGCCGCGCGCCGC
This window contains:
- the leuS gene encoding leucine--tRNA ligase → MSDMNSAAEAAAHHRYTAAMAADIEARWQDVWDADGTYEAPNPTGDLAGDPAVVARPKKFIMDMFPYPSGAGLHVGHPLGYIATDVYARHQRMTGHNVLHTLGFDAFGLPAEQHAVATGTHPRVSTEAAMTNMKSQLRRLGLGHDKRRSIATIDPDYYKWTQWIFLQIFNSWYDTEAQKARPIADLVAAFEDGSREVPGGRAWSELSGPERAEVLGEYRLAYASEAPVNWCPGLGTVLANEEVTADGRSERGNFPVFKSKLRQWNMRITAYADRLLDDLDALDWPEAIKLQQRNWIGRSEGARVGFAVDGRADASITVFTTRPDTLFGATYMVLAPEHGLIDSILPAEWPAGVPERWTGGAATPAEAVAAYRKQAGTKSDVERQTEHKDKTGVFSGAYAVNPVTGERVPVFVADYVLMGYGTGAIMAVPGQDERDWEFAEAFGLPVIRTVQPPEGWEGEAFTGQGPAINSANDEISLNGLGVAEAKSRIIEWLVARGVGEGTINFRLRDWLFSRQRYWGEPFPIVYDEDGVAHPLPESMLPLELPEVDDYSPRTFDPDDADTRPETPLSRNEDWVDVTLDLGDGPKKYRRETNTMPNWAGSCWYELRYLDPHNDRQLVDPAVEQYWMGPREGQPHGGVDLYVGGAEHAVLHLLYARFWSKVLFDLGHVSSAEPFHKLFNQGMIQAYVYRDSRGFPVTATEVEERDGAFFFEGEQVKRELGKMGKSLKNAVTPEAICAEYGADTLRLYEMAMGPLDVSRPWDTRAVVGQYRLLQRVWRNIVDEATGEVTVVDTEPDEDTLRALHKAIDGAGQDLAAMRFNTAIAKITELNNHLTKTAAPLSRSVAEALVLLMAPLAPHIAEELWHRLGRTGSVVHASFPVADPAYVVDESVTCVVQIKGKVKARLEVPPTISDADLESLALGEPAVVAALGGAAVRKVIVRAPKLVNIVI